A stretch of Lathyrus oleraceus cultivar Zhongwan6 chromosome 6, CAAS_Psat_ZW6_1.0, whole genome shotgun sequence DNA encodes these proteins:
- the LOC127092924 gene encoding uncharacterized protein LOC127092924, translated as MSHRDSDSKRRHSKFDREPSPKRHRRDRERVTTNDGGVDREQRNLPLPNRSSKHETTDGSQKKLNPIDHSEPSKHSSQPSRSRSYYQVGRSAGQREADGKVYTQSKENNQRVETSQSREQRDEKSLAKQDDKFQRRNSFTERKDDPTPSTRKRPAFREKKIPVESGEANPAGTVTVKSSHTDHPSERNERKEDRSSNPNHLDRSEKQIADDRALDNREARRDGFASRARYGGNGGNSSYRGRDKFNGRQDYHPVKTQTEKWKHDLYQEVNKDPIAKNEDDQIAKLEALLAS; from the exons ATGTCTCATCGAGACTCCGATTCGAAGCGTCGCCATTCGAAGTTTGATCGAGAACCAAG CCCCAAGAGACATAGAAGGGATAGGGAAAGAGTAACGACAAATGATGGAGGAGTGGATCGGGAACAGAGAAACCTACCACTGCCGAATCGTTCTTCTAAGCATGAAACAACAGATGGTTCTCAGAAGAAATTGAATCCAATTGATCACTCTGAGCCGTCTAAACATTCGTCTCAACCGTCCAGATCTCGCTCTTATTATCAG GTTGGTCGAAGCGCTGGTCAAAGGGAAGCTGATG GAAAAGTGTATACTCAAAGTAAAGAGAATAATCAAAGGGTGGAGACAAGTCAAAGTAGAGAGCAAAGAGATGAGAAATCACTGGCTAAACAGGATGATAAATTTCAGAGAAGAAACAGTTTTACAGAAAGAAAAGACGATCCAACACCTTCTACGAGGAAAAGGCCAGCATTTAGGGAGAAGAAGATTCCAGTGGAGTCGGGAGAGGCTAATCCAGCTGGGACAGTGACAGTAAAGTCAAGCCATACAGATCATCCTTCAGAAAGGAATGAAAGGAAGGAGGATAGAAGCAGCAACCCTAACCATTTGGATAGATCTGAGAAGCAAATTGCAGATGACAGGGCACTCGACAACAGAGAAGCTAGGAGGGATGGCTTTGCATCAAGAGCAAGGTATGGTGGAAATGGAGGCAATAGCAGTTACAGAGGGAGAGATAAATTTAATGGAAGACAAGATTATCATCCTGTTAAGACTCAAACAGAGAAGTGGAAACATGATTTGTATCAAGAGGTTAACAAGGACCCAATTGCAAAGAATGAGGATGATCAGATTGCAAAGCTGGAAGCACTCCTTGCTTCTTAA